The Planctomycetota bacterium genome has a window encoding:
- a CDS encoding basic secretory protein-like protein, with protein MNTMLATVVLLSAQVRITVDTSEVPDLHEWGEKAKALCEEWYPKISEYLATPGFTPPQAVTIVFEKHRKGIAATSGTTIRVAADWVKRHPGDTGMIVHELVHVVQSYRGGGPGWVTEGIADYIRYFHYEKKTVFPPEQRRGSYRDGYRTAASFLAWLAETHDKDLIRKLNAAMRGGSYSDDLFKEWTRKDLRTLWEDYVSAP; from the coding sequence ATGAACACGATGCTCGCCACGGTCGTTCTCCTGAGCGCCCAAGTCCGGATCACCGTCGACACCTCGGAGGTGCCCGACCTTCACGAATGGGGCGAGAAGGCGAAGGCGCTCTGCGAAGAATGGTACCCGAAGATTTCGGAGTACCTGGCGACGCCCGGCTTCACGCCGCCTCAGGCGGTCACGATCGTCTTCGAGAAACACCGAAAGGGCATCGCCGCCACTTCGGGAACCACCATCCGCGTGGCCGCCGACTGGGTGAAAAGGCATCCCGGGGACACCGGCATGATCGTCCACGAACTCGTCCACGTCGTCCAGAGCTACCGCGGCGGCGGACCGGGATGGGTGACCGAGGGCATCGCCGACTACATTCGCTACTTCCATTATGAGAAGAAGACGGTCTTCCCGCCGGAGCAGCGCCGGGGAAGCTACAGGGACGGCTACCGGACCGCCGCCTCCTTCCTGGCGTGGCTTGCCGAGACGCACGACAAGGACCTCATCCGGAAACTCAACGCCGCGATGCGCGGCGGATCCTACTCGGATGACCTGTTCAAGGAATGGACCCGGAAGGATCTCCGGACGCTCTGGGAAGATTACGTCTCGGCCCCGTAA
- a CDS encoding family 10 glycosylhydrolase, with the protein MNLLALASLLAAPAQGEDGPRAVWVTRFEYSSEADVRAILANSAALGFDTVLFQVRGQADAYYRSSLEPWAERLGGRDPGFDPLEVACREARRLGIALHAWMNVMPVWRGRVPPVDRSHLLYRRPEWIVVGRDGRRQSLNDHYVCLNPCLPEVRRHLAAVAREIVERYPVDGLHLDYIRFIEGDWSYDARTIALFGGRPSARPAAWEDFRRKAVTETVREIGEAVRAVRPEAVVSAAVFPTAQARRRVFQDAEGWVRDGRVDCVFPMIYEDDDAAFREAVAEGEVLFRRGGRTVSIPGIGAYRHPTAEQTLRQMRMCRQGFAVFSYSSFYVSPDETRRENERLCRERREAVRRFLAPAR; encoded by the coding sequence CGGACGTCCGCGCGATTCTGGCCAACAGCGCCGCGCTCGGATTCGACACCGTGCTTTTTCAGGTCCGTGGGCAGGCGGACGCCTACTATCGTTCGTCGCTGGAGCCGTGGGCGGAGCGTCTCGGGGGGCGGGATCCGGGCTTCGATCCCCTGGAGGTCGCCTGCCGCGAGGCGCGCCGCCTGGGGATCGCGCTTCACGCGTGGATGAACGTGATGCCCGTCTGGCGCGGGCGGGTGCCCCCGGTCGACCGGTCGCATCTGCTTTATCGCCGGCCCGAGTGGATCGTCGTGGGGCGGGACGGGCGCCGGCAATCCCTGAACGACCACTACGTGTGTCTGAATCCCTGTCTGCCGGAGGTCCGGCGCCACCTGGCGGCCGTGGCGCGGGAGATCGTGGAGCGCTATCCGGTGGACGGCCTTCATCTGGACTACATCCGTTTCATCGAGGGAGACTGGTCGTACGACGCGCGGACGATCGCGCTTTTCGGAGGCCGGCCCTCGGCGCGTCCGGCCGCCTGGGAGGATTTCCGCCGGAAGGCGGTGACGGAAACGGTGCGGGAGATCGGGGAGGCCGTGCGGGCGGTCCGGCCGGAGGCGGTGGTGTCGGCCGCGGTGTTCCCGACGGCCCAGGCGCGCCGCCGGGTGTTTCAGGACGCCGAGGGCTGGGTCCGCGACGGGCGGGTGGACTGCGTTTTTCCGATGATCTACGAGGACGACGACGCGGCGTTCCGTGAAGCGGTCGCCGAGGGGGAGGTTCTGTTCCGGCGCGGCGGGCGGACGGTGTCGATTCCCGGGATCGGCGCGTACCGGCACCCGACGGCGGAGCAGACGTTGCGCCAGATGCGGATGTGCCGGCAGGGTTTCGCGGTTTTCAGCTACTCGAGCTTCTACGTCTCGCCGGACGAGACGCGGCGCGAGAACGAACGGCTGTGCCGGGAGCGGCGGGAAGCGGTGCGGAGGTTCCTGGCGCCGGCGCGGTAG